The proteins below come from a single Malus domestica chromosome 03, GDT2T_hap1 genomic window:
- the LOC103437327 gene encoding leucoanthocyanidin dioxygenase-like (The RefSeq protein has 2 substitutions compared to this genomic sequence), which yields MVSSDSVNSRVETLAGSGISTIPKEYIRPKDELVNIGDIFEQEKNNEGPQVPTIDLKEIESDNEKVRAKCREELKKAAVDWGVMHLVNHGISDELMDKVRKAGKAFFDLPIELKEKYANDQASGKIQGYGSKLANNASGQLEWEDYFFHCVYPEDKRDLSIWPQTPADYIEATAEYAKQLRELATKVLKVLSLGLGLDEGRLEKEVGGLEELLLQMKINYYPKCPQPELALGVEAHTDVSALTFILHNMVPGLQLFYEGKWVTAKCVPNSIVMHIGDTLEILSNGKYKSILHRGMVNKEKVRISWAVFCEPPKEKIILKPLPETVSEEEPAMFPPRTFAEHIQHKLFRKSQGALLPK from the exons ATGGTGAGTTCTGATTCAGTGAATTCAAGGGTTGAGACCTTGGCCGGCAGTGGAATCTCAACCATCCCAAAAGAGTACATCAGACCTAAAGATGAGCTTGTAAACATTGGTGACATCTTCGAACAAGAGAAGAACAACGAAGGGCCTCAAGTTCCCACCATCGATTTGAAGGAGATAGAGTCTGATAACGAAAAAGTGAGAGCAAAATGCAGGGAGGAGTTGAAGAAGGCAGCTGTGGACTGGGGTGTTATGCACCTTGTGAACCATGGCATCTCTGACGAGCTCATGGACAAGGTCAGGAAGGCCGGTAAGGCCTTCTTTGACCTTCCCATTGAGCAGAAGGAGAAGTATGCCAATGACCAGGCCTCTGGTAAGATTCAAGGCTATGGAAGCAAGCTTGCAAACAATGCATCTGGGCAGCTTGAGTGGGAGGACTACTTCTTCCACTGTGTATACCCAGAGGACAAGCGTGACTTGTCTATTTGGCCTCAAACACCTGCTGATTACAT TGAGGCAACCGCTGAGTATGCTAAGCAACTGAGGGAGCTAGCAACCAAGGTACTGAAAGTTCTGTCACTTGGCTTGGGATTGGATGAAGGGAGGCTGGAGAAAGAAGTTGGTGGACTTGAAGAGCTCCTCTTGCAAATGAAAATCAACTACTACCCAAAATGCCCTCAGCCGGAGCTTGCACTTGGTGTTGAAGCTCACACTGACGTGAGTGCACtcaccttcatcctccacaacaTGGTTCCTGGCCTGCAGCTTTTCTATGAAGGAAAGTGGGTCACTGCCAAGTGCGTTCCAAATTCCATCGTCATGCACATTGGGGACACACTCGAGATTTTGAGCAATGGGAAGTACAAAAGTATACTCCACAGGGGCATGGTGAACAAGGAAAAGGTGAGGATTTCATGGGCAGTTTTCTGTGAGCCACCAAAGGAGAAGATCATCCTTAAGCCACTGCCGGAGACCGTGTCCGAGGAGGAGCCGGCAATGTTCCCACCACGAACTTTTGCTGAGCATATTCAGCACAAGTTGTTCAGGAAGAGTCAAGAGGCTTTGCTCCCCAAGTGA
- the LOC103414592 gene encoding pentatricopeptide repeat-containing protein At5g56310, which translates to MRRGLQLQFDRVSWLLRQCSTPKHIQQAHGFMVPRSLVHENLILARFIDTCSSLGLSDYASSVFAHCPATHQPTIYLYNTMIKAHALSPSPSRAVSLFNSIQLAALRPDSYSFSFVLKAVVRLLQLQLGAQIHCHAIATGFAADANVLTALVHMYSSCGCVSHARALFDGAFFVRDAALWNAMIGGYAKLGDLDSARHVFELMPHSIRNVISWTALIAGYAQTNRPHEAITVFQRMQVENVEPDEIAVLAALSACAHLGALHLGEWIHNYIDRHGFRKLVSLNNALIDMYAKSGNIMKALRVFENTKCKTVVTWTTMIAGLALHGLAREALQMFSQMERAQIKPNHITFIAILSACSHGRLVELGHWYFNIMISKYGIEPKIVHYGCMIDLLGRAGYLEEAHELVKQMPFEANPAIWGSLLAASNIHGHAELGQHALQHLIMLEPHNSGNYALLSNIYGALGRWNDSGMLRKIMRDTGVKKAPGGSSVEVNNRVHEFMAGDKSHSECTRIYGVLFKIFRQLKPAGHLQNDCEELLEFDE; encoded by the coding sequence ATGAGGAGAGGATTACAGCTCCAGTTTGATCGAGTTTCTTGGTTGCTGAGACAGTGCTCCACCCCCAAACACATCCAGCAAGCTCATGGATTTATGGTCCCCCGAAGCCTTGTTCACGAAAATCTTATCCTCGCCCGATTCATCGACACCTGCTCTTCTCTCGGCCTCTCAGATTACGCCTCTTCCGTCTTCGCCCACTGCCCAGCCACTCATCAGCCAACTATTTATCTCTACAACACCATGATCAAGGCTCACGctctctccccctccccctcccgCGCCGTCTCTCTTTTCAACTCCATTCAACTCGCCGCCTTGCGCCCTGACTCCTACTCCTTCTCCTTTGTGCTCAAGGCCGTTGTCCGCTTGCTCCAACTTCAACTGGGCGCTCAGATTCACTGCCACGCCATTGCCACTGGGTTCGCCGCCGATGCCAACGTCCTCACTGCCCTCGTTCATATGTATTCCTCCTGCGGATGCGTTTCCCACGCCCGCGCGCTGTTTGATGGAGCTTTCTTTGTCAGGGATGCCGCACTCTGGAACGCAATGATCGGGGGGTATGCCAAGCTCGGTGACCTCGACAGTGCCCGCCATGTGTTTGAACTTATGCCCCATAGCATTCGGAACGTGATTTCTTGGACTGCCCTGATTGCCGGATACGCCCAGACGAACCGCCCCCACGAGGCCATCACCGTCTTCCAGAGAATGCAGGTTGAGAATGTTGAGCCTGATGAGATAGCAGTGTTAGCCGCACTCTCTGCGTGTGCCCATTTAGGTGCCCTTCACTTGGGGGAGTGGATCCATAACTACATTGACAGGCATGGATTTCGTAAGCTGGTTTCTCTTAACAATGCACTTATCGACATGTATGCAAAGTCAGGCAACATCATGAAAGCCCTTCGGGTTTTTGAAAATACCAAGTGCAAAACTGTCGTAACTTGGACGACCATGATTGCTGGACTGGCTCTGCATGGTCTTGCAAGAGAAGCCCTTCAAATGTTTTCTCAAATGGAAAGGGCTCAAATCAAGCCTAACCATATCACTTTCATCGCCATCCTTTCTGCTTGTAGCCATGGTCGATTGGTTGAACTAGGCCAttggtattttaacatcatgaTCTCCAAGTATGGGATTGAACCCAAGATCGTTCACTATGGCTGCATGATCGATTTACTTGGGCGCGCCGGTTATCTTGAAGAGGCACATGAGCTGGTTAAGCAGATGCCTTTTGAAGCAAATCCAGCTATATGGGGTTCTCTTCTTGCGGCTTCTAATATACATGGGCATGCTGAGCTTGGGCAGCATGCTTTACAACATCTTATAATGCTCGAGCCCCATAACAGTGGAAACTATGCACTTTTGTCTAACATATATGGTGCTCTAGGTAGGTGGAATGATTCTGGGATGCTAAGAAAAATTATGAGGGACACAGGTGTGAAGAAGGCGCCGGGAGGGAGTTCAGTAGAAGTGAATAACAGAGTCCATGAATTCATGGCAGGAGACAAATCACATTCAGAGTGCACTAGGATATATGGAGTCCTGTTTAAGATTTTCAGGCAGTTGAAGCCGGCTGGACATCTACAAAATGATTGTGAGGAGctgcttgaatttgatgaatAG
- the LOC103414609 gene encoding kinesin-like protein KIN-14T isoform X2, which translates to MRKVMASRDPSHHSLSETIHSLLGLKSHLTSTWVQSVCDIITNLPPHCPQPQGQPTDLTTTNLETDTSSDAASKIRDELAILTAHMNEFNKRRRQVLNEFLNLKGNIRVLCRIRPIAIGENFGRFRPVVALDSSNVLLRLTDSKNKSYSFDNVFRPGSSQDEVFSEVEPVIKSALDGYNACIFAYGQTGTGKTFTMEGTPEFPGVVPRAIEALFRQAVDSNHVFLFSFSMLEIYMGNLRDLLISHPTKAMDPLPPCLIRISITCSGAPERRRETNKVWFVDLGGSERLLKTKAWGRRLEEGKAINLSLSSLGDVISALQNRKSHVPYRNSKLTQVLKDSLGQDSKTLMLVHISPNEEDLCETVCSLNFATRVRSVHLGKTDSTVEREKEVAMIDLQQKIKLIEAERQEARTSIKKLTEELDKLTGTSPSFGEQLDAYHLYKYNERPQPNLEISRNKTRNIAAAPLSQVPRFMRPTVCSRRKSGLEHLTSEETVRVPAKRRRPMDHHANSVNFPLKGTSESNSECSISRNSCLVALKVKSSADCETEYSQDLSESDTKEVVLPGQEASPKPYVDKWLLLNNNANVTRSHFHRNKWIPAIPTPEKKHICNGQKETDNLQDKKVHNYKFATKQIINHNKLEKHACVEGSQRSVQEVVINKTPTNLKDYDSISSRCNYIKDKLDGMPMEKHICNTIYPSDIWCSSSHLNQDDNGVHASSTTQALLGETECSDSSLSGDSNWCQISTTNSAYSVLDSRKESSISVLRIELKSCCQQLCTAICEEDCGKEDSDTLFKRSAEGIRPGLGKMRCQRALFMENATPKEPTKPQQLIKSQEDDMNSGICHHLKQKIQILWISTLLGLGLRNLGLEQEFFLGLML; encoded by the exons ATGAGGAAAGTCATGGCATCAAGAGACCCTTCCCACCACTCTCTTTCTGAAACAATTCATTCCTTACTAGGACTGAAGTCACATCTCACTTCCACCTGGGTTCAATCTGTTTGTGATATAATAACAAACCTACCTCCTCACTGTCCTCAACCTCAAGGACAACCCACCGACTTAACAACAACAAATCTCGAGACAGACACTTCTTCAGACGCTGCCTCAAAAATTAGAG ATGAACTTGCTATCTTGACTGCCCACATGAATGAATTTAACAAACGGAGAAGGCAGGTTCTAAATGAATTTCTAAATTTGAAAG GTAATATTAGAGTGCTTTGTCGTATAAGACCCATTGCAATAGGGGAGAACTTCGGCCGCTTTAGGCCTGTTGTAGCATTGGATTCAAGTAATGTTCTTCTAAGACTTACTGACAGTAAGAATAAAAGTTACAGTTTCGACAATGTTTTCCGCCCCGGCTCATCACAAG ACGAAGTCTTTTCAGAAGTTGAGCCAGTCATCAAATCCGCACTCGACGGCTACAATGCATGCATATTCGCTTATGGACAGACAGGCACAGGGAAAACCTTCACCATG GAAGGAACTCCAGAATTTCCCGGAGTGGTGCCCCGTGCAATTGAAGCACTGTTTAGGCAAGCAGTTGATAGCAACCATGTGTTTCTATTCAGTTTCAGTATGCTTGAGATTTACATGGGAAATCTCAGAGACCTGCTAATTTCTCATCCAACAAAGGCAATGGATCCTCTGCCTCCCTG CTTGATTCGCATATCAATCACATGTAGTGGAGCACCTGAGAGGCGAAGGGAAACAAATAAAGTTTGGTTTGTTGATCTTGGAGGAAGCGAGCGTTTGTTGAAAACAAAGGCATGGGGTAGAAGACTAGAAGAAGGAAAGGCCATTAACTTGTCACTTTCCTCTCTTGGAGATGTCATCAGTGCCCTTCAAAATAGAAAAAGCCATGTACCTTATAG GAATAGCAAGCTGACGCAGGTTCTTAAGGATTCCCTTG GACAGGACTCAAAAACTCTAATGCTTGTCCATATCAGTCCTAATGAAGAAGATCTCTGTGAAACTGTGTGTTCTTTGAATTTTGCGACTAGGGTGAGAAGCGTTCATCTAGGGAAAACAGATTCGACT GTAGAAAGGGAGAAGGAAGTTGCAATGATCGATCTGCAACAAAAGATTAAACTGATTGAAGCTGAGCGCCAAGAAGCTAGAACGAGTATCAAGAAGTTAACTGAGGAATTGGATAAATTAACAGGGACATCCCCATCTTTCGGTGAGCAACTGGATGCTTACCATTTATATAAATATAACGAACGGCCCCAACCTAATCTTGAAATTAGTAGGAACAAGACTAGAAATATTGCAGCAGCTCCATTATCGCAGGTACCAAGGTTTATGAGGCCTACTGTTTGCAGTCGAAGAAAATCTGGACTGGAACACCTAACTTCTGAAGAAACAGTGAGAGTTCCTGCAAAAAGGAGAAGGCCAATGGACCATCATGCGAATTCTGTGAATTTCCCCTTAAAGGGTACTTCAGAAAGCAACTCAGAATGCAGTATTTCCAGAAATAGCTGTTTAGTGGCTTTGAAGGTGAAAAGTAGTGCAGATTGTGAAACAGAATACAGTCAGGATCTATCAGAGTCCGATACTAAAGAGGTTGTGCTACCAGGACAGGAAGCATCACCTAAACCCTATGTTGATAAGTGGTTACTCTTAAATAACAATGCAAATGTTACCAGGAGTCACTTTCACAGGAACAAATGGATTCCAGCCATTCCTACCCCAGAGAAGAAACATATATGTAATGGACAGAAAGAAACAGACAATTTGCAAGATAAGAAAGTccataattacaagtttgcaaCGAAACAGATTATCAACCACAACAAATTGGAGAAGCATGCTTGTGTGGAGGGATCTCAGAGGTCCGTGCAAGAAGTGGTTATTAATAAAACTCCCACAAATTTGAAGGATTATGACAGTATTTCCTCAAGATGTAACTATATAAAAGATAAACTCGATGGCATGCCAATGGAGAAACACATATGCAACACTATATATCCATCTGATATTTGGTGCAGCAGTTCTCATTTGAATCAAGATGATAATGGGGTCCACGCTTCATCCACAACGCAGGCACTACTTGGTGAAACAGAATGCTCAGACAGTTCCTTGTCAGGTGATAGTAATTGGTGCCAAATTTCTACCACCAATTCAGCTTATAGCGTTTTGGACTCAAGAAAAGAGTCTAGTATCTCAGTTTTGAGAATAGAACTAAAGTCATGCTGTCAACAATTGTGTACCGCAATATGTGAGGAAGATTGTGGAAAAGAAGACTCGGACACGCTATTTAAGAGGTCTGCTGAAGGGATAAGACCTGGCCTAGgaaaaatgagatgtcaaaGAGCTTTATTTATGGAAAATGCAACTCCAAAGGAACCAACCAAGCCACAACAACTCATAAAGTCACAAGAAGATGATATGAACTCAG GAATATGCCACCATCTTAAacagaaaattcaaattttgtggATCAGTACTCTTCTAGGGTTAGGATTACGAAATTTGGGACTAGAGCAGGAATTCTTCCTTGGCTTAATGCTTTGA
- the LOC103414609 gene encoding kinesin-like protein KIN-14T isoform X1 — protein sequence MRKVMASRDPSHHSLSETIHSLLGLKSHLTSTWVQSVCDIITNLPPHCPQPQGQPTDLTTTNLETDTSSDAASKIRDELAILTAHMNEFNKRRRQVLNEFLNLKGNIRVLCRIRPIAIGENFGRFRPVVALDSSNVLLRLTDSKNKSYSFDNVFRPGSSQDEVFSEVEPVIKSALDGYNACIFAYGQTGTGKTFTMEGTPEFPGVVPRAIEALFRQAVDSNHVFLFSFSMLEIYMGNLRDLLISHPTKAMDPLPPCLSIQSDPNGGIEIENLVAIQVSDFNQALKLYKLGCRFRSTASTNCNSTSSRSHCLIRISITCSGAPERRRETNKVWFVDLGGSERLLKTKAWGRRLEEGKAINLSLSSLGDVISALQNRKSHVPYRNSKLTQVLKDSLGQDSKTLMLVHISPNEEDLCETVCSLNFATRVRSVHLGKTDSTVEREKEVAMIDLQQKIKLIEAERQEARTSIKKLTEELDKLTGTSPSFGEQLDAYHLYKYNERPQPNLEISRNKTRNIAAAPLSQVPRFMRPTVCSRRKSGLEHLTSEETVRVPAKRRRPMDHHANSVNFPLKGTSESNSECSISRNSCLVALKVKSSADCETEYSQDLSESDTKEVVLPGQEASPKPYVDKWLLLNNNANVTRSHFHRNKWIPAIPTPEKKHICNGQKETDNLQDKKVHNYKFATKQIINHNKLEKHACVEGSQRSVQEVVINKTPTNLKDYDSISSRCNYIKDKLDGMPMEKHICNTIYPSDIWCSSSHLNQDDNGVHASSTTQALLGETECSDSSLSGDSNWCQISTTNSAYSVLDSRKESSISVLRIELKSCCQQLCTAICEEDCGKEDSDTLFKRSAEGIRPGLGKMRCQRALFMENATPKEPTKPQQLIKSQEDDMNSGICHHLKQKIQILWISTLLGLGLRNLGLEQEFFLGLML from the exons ATGAGGAAAGTCATGGCATCAAGAGACCCTTCCCACCACTCTCTTTCTGAAACAATTCATTCCTTACTAGGACTGAAGTCACATCTCACTTCCACCTGGGTTCAATCTGTTTGTGATATAATAACAAACCTACCTCCTCACTGTCCTCAACCTCAAGGACAACCCACCGACTTAACAACAACAAATCTCGAGACAGACACTTCTTCAGACGCTGCCTCAAAAATTAGAG ATGAACTTGCTATCTTGACTGCCCACATGAATGAATTTAACAAACGGAGAAGGCAGGTTCTAAATGAATTTCTAAATTTGAAAG GTAATATTAGAGTGCTTTGTCGTATAAGACCCATTGCAATAGGGGAGAACTTCGGCCGCTTTAGGCCTGTTGTAGCATTGGATTCAAGTAATGTTCTTCTAAGACTTACTGACAGTAAGAATAAAAGTTACAGTTTCGACAATGTTTTCCGCCCCGGCTCATCACAAG ACGAAGTCTTTTCAGAAGTTGAGCCAGTCATCAAATCCGCACTCGACGGCTACAATGCATGCATATTCGCTTATGGACAGACAGGCACAGGGAAAACCTTCACCATG GAAGGAACTCCAGAATTTCCCGGAGTGGTGCCCCGTGCAATTGAAGCACTGTTTAGGCAAGCAGTTGATAGCAACCATGTGTTTCTATTCAGTTTCAGTATGCTTGAGATTTACATGGGAAATCTCAGAGACCTGCTAATTTCTCATCCAACAAAGGCAATGGATCCTCTGCCTCCCTG CCTATCAATCCAATCAGATCCAAATGGTGGGATTGAAATTGAAAACCTTGTGGCTATTCAAGTGAGTGACTTCAACCAAGCTTTGAAACTATATAAACTAGGGTGCCGGTTCAGGTCAACTGCATCAACAAATTGTAACAGTACTTCCAGCAGATCACACTG CTTGATTCGCATATCAATCACATGTAGTGGAGCACCTGAGAGGCGAAGGGAAACAAATAAAGTTTGGTTTGTTGATCTTGGAGGAAGCGAGCGTTTGTTGAAAACAAAGGCATGGGGTAGAAGACTAGAAGAAGGAAAGGCCATTAACTTGTCACTTTCCTCTCTTGGAGATGTCATCAGTGCCCTTCAAAATAGAAAAAGCCATGTACCTTATAG GAATAGCAAGCTGACGCAGGTTCTTAAGGATTCCCTTG GACAGGACTCAAAAACTCTAATGCTTGTCCATATCAGTCCTAATGAAGAAGATCTCTGTGAAACTGTGTGTTCTTTGAATTTTGCGACTAGGGTGAGAAGCGTTCATCTAGGGAAAACAGATTCGACT GTAGAAAGGGAGAAGGAAGTTGCAATGATCGATCTGCAACAAAAGATTAAACTGATTGAAGCTGAGCGCCAAGAAGCTAGAACGAGTATCAAGAAGTTAACTGAGGAATTGGATAAATTAACAGGGACATCCCCATCTTTCGGTGAGCAACTGGATGCTTACCATTTATATAAATATAACGAACGGCCCCAACCTAATCTTGAAATTAGTAGGAACAAGACTAGAAATATTGCAGCAGCTCCATTATCGCAGGTACCAAGGTTTATGAGGCCTACTGTTTGCAGTCGAAGAAAATCTGGACTGGAACACCTAACTTCTGAAGAAACAGTGAGAGTTCCTGCAAAAAGGAGAAGGCCAATGGACCATCATGCGAATTCTGTGAATTTCCCCTTAAAGGGTACTTCAGAAAGCAACTCAGAATGCAGTATTTCCAGAAATAGCTGTTTAGTGGCTTTGAAGGTGAAAAGTAGTGCAGATTGTGAAACAGAATACAGTCAGGATCTATCAGAGTCCGATACTAAAGAGGTTGTGCTACCAGGACAGGAAGCATCACCTAAACCCTATGTTGATAAGTGGTTACTCTTAAATAACAATGCAAATGTTACCAGGAGTCACTTTCACAGGAACAAATGGATTCCAGCCATTCCTACCCCAGAGAAGAAACATATATGTAATGGACAGAAAGAAACAGACAATTTGCAAGATAAGAAAGTccataattacaagtttgcaaCGAAACAGATTATCAACCACAACAAATTGGAGAAGCATGCTTGTGTGGAGGGATCTCAGAGGTCCGTGCAAGAAGTGGTTATTAATAAAACTCCCACAAATTTGAAGGATTATGACAGTATTTCCTCAAGATGTAACTATATAAAAGATAAACTCGATGGCATGCCAATGGAGAAACACATATGCAACACTATATATCCATCTGATATTTGGTGCAGCAGTTCTCATTTGAATCAAGATGATAATGGGGTCCACGCTTCATCCACAACGCAGGCACTACTTGGTGAAACAGAATGCTCAGACAGTTCCTTGTCAGGTGATAGTAATTGGTGCCAAATTTCTACCACCAATTCAGCTTATAGCGTTTTGGACTCAAGAAAAGAGTCTAGTATCTCAGTTTTGAGAATAGAACTAAAGTCATGCTGTCAACAATTGTGTACCGCAATATGTGAGGAAGATTGTGGAAAAGAAGACTCGGACACGCTATTTAAGAGGTCTGCTGAAGGGATAAGACCTGGCCTAGgaaaaatgagatgtcaaaGAGCTTTATTTATGGAAAATGCAACTCCAAAGGAACCAACCAAGCCACAACAACTCATAAAGTCACAAGAAGATGATATGAACTCAG GAATATGCCACCATCTTAAacagaaaattcaaattttgtggATCAGTACTCTTCTAGGGTTAGGATTACGAAATTTGGGACTAGAGCAGGAATTCTTCCTTGGCTTAATGCTTTGA